A part of Arachis hypogaea cultivar Tifrunner chromosome 12, arahy.Tifrunner.gnm2.J5K5, whole genome shotgun sequence genomic DNA contains:
- the LOC112729712 gene encoding putative disease resistance RPP13-like protein 1: MAGALIGGAFLSGFINVVFDRFLTKDSVNLILGKKLGSDLVERLKISLHAAEALVGDAEYKQLDNPSVKDWLNCLRDAVYMADDLLNVVLMKAATRKEVRSFWPISFLNPDRDMVDKMEGVVRRIEFLEKQKDFLGLKVIPKDNNLAWRASTSLVEGNIYDREDDQQALLKIISDNSESQLYVIPIVGMGGVGKTTLAKWVYSVIEGFDLKAWICISETFDVADITKTIIEEVTRSPCTLQSLNSLQIELKRILWEKKFLIVLDDVWSDDADSWKKFKTPFHGGAKGSTMLLTTRIKEVASVVQTYPSYFLNELSEDYCWLVFADNSCFLKSNENSTLEEIGRKIVNKCKGLPLAAETLGHLLRGKEDVKEWNVVLTSDIWEFSMPRVINAEENLHILTMG; encoded by the coding sequence ATGGCTGGTGCACTTATTGGTGGAGCTTTTCTTTCTGGCTTCATTAACGTTGTTTTTGACAGGTTCCTTACAAAAGATTCGGTCAACCTGATCTTGGGCAAGAAGCTCGGCTCTGACTTGGTTGAGAGGCTGAAGATTTCTCTGCATGCTGCTGAAGCTCTGGTTGGTGATGCTGAGTACAAGCAACTGGACAACCCATCTGTGAAGGATTGGCTCAACTGTCTGAGGGATGCTGTTTACATGGCTGATGACTTGCTGAACGTTGTCCTCATGAAAGCTGCCACTCGAAAGGAGGTACGTTCTTTCTGGCCCATTAGCTTCCTCAACCCAGATAGGGACATGGTAGATAAGATGGAAGGGGTGGTTAGAAGGATAGAATTTCTTGAAAAACAAAAGGATTTCCTTGGTCTGAAAGTGATTCCCAAGGACAATAACTTGGCATGGAGAGCATCCACATCTCTGGTGGAGGGGAATATATATGACAGGGAGGATGATCAACAAGCCTTACTCAAAATAATAAGTGACAACAGTGAATCTCAGTTATATGTGATCCCTATTGTTGGCATGGGTGGGGTTGGTAAAACAACCTTAGCTAAATGGGTGTACAGTGTCATAGAGGGATTTGATCTGAAAGCATGGATTTGCATCTCTGAAACATTTGATGTTGCTGATATTACAAAGACAATCATAGAGGAAGTTACTAGAAGTCCTTGTACTCTTCAGAGTTTAAATTCACTTCAAATTGAATTGAAGAGAATCTTGTGGGAGAAGAAGTTTCTTATTGTTCTAGACGACGTCTGGAGCGATGATGCTGATAGCTGGAAGAAATTTAAAACTCCTTTCCATGGTGGGGCTAAGGGAAGTACAATGCTTCTAACAACTCGCATCAAAGAGGTTGCCTCAGTAGTTCAAACTTATCCCTCTTACTTTCTTAATGAGCTGTCGGAAGATTATTGTTGGCTAGTGTTTGCAGATAATTCATGTTTTCTAAAGTCAAACGAGAATTCAACACTAGAAGAAATTGGTAGAAAAATTGTCAACAAGTGTAAGGGGTTGCCATTAGCTGCAGAAACCCTCGGGCACTTGTTGCGAGGAAAGGAGGACGTTAAAGAATGGAATGTTGTTTTAACAAGTGACATCTGGGAATTTTCTATGCCgagggtgatcaatgccgagg